The window CCGCGGCAGCGTGGGCGGCGAGCAGGGCGGCGCGTTTGATCTTGAGGGTCGGGGTGAGCAGCTCCGGGTAGTCCTGCGGCGTGCCGGGGAGAACGAGGAGCTTCTTCGGCTTCTCGAAGTCGGAGAAGGCGGCGAGCCCGGCGCGGGCCCGCGGCAGGAGCGCCGTGGCCGCGTCCTCGCCGGCCGCGGCGATCCGGGCGAGCTCGGCGCGATCCACGAAGACCGCCGCGGCCACGAACGGCCGGCCCTCTCCGAACAGCACGGCGCCATGGAACGGCGCCGTCGAGGCGAGCGCCAGCTCGATCGGCTCCGGCGAGAGCTTCTTGCCTGTGGAGAGCATGATCAGGCTCTTGCAGCGTCCCTCGATGTAGAGGAAACCCGCTTCGTCGACCCGTCCGAGGTCGCCGGTGCGGAAGAAGCCATCCGCGGTCCAGACCTCCGCTCCGTCCTCTGGCTCGAGGAAACCGGAGAGCAACAGCGGACCACGCACCTCAAGCTCGCCGTCGGCGCCGAAGTGCACCTCGTGATCGGCTGTGATCCGGCCGGCGCAACCCTGCCGCCGCGGACCGGCGAGCAGGTTCGAGGAGATCATCCCCGCCGTCTCGCTCATCCCGTAGAGCTCGACCAGGGGGATGCCGAGACTCTCGAAGAACCGGAAGAGCGCCGGCGGGGCCGGCGCGCCGCCGGCAAACAGGCCGCGTACCCGGCCACCCAGCCGGGCGCGCAGGGCGCGACCGACGAGCCGGTCGGCGAGACGCGTGCCGAGAGCGTCCCCGATCCGCCGCGAGCCGTCGAGACGCCGGCGCGCGGCGGCTGCGAGCGCCCGGCGCACCGCCCACCGCAAGGGGGGCGGGAGCGCGGCGATCTTCGCCTCGACCCCGTCGCGCATGCGCTCGTAGACCAGGGGCACGGAGAAGAAGTAGGTCGGGGCGAGAGCGAGGCCGGGCTCGAGCTCTTCCCGCCGGGCCACCATGATCAACTCATGCCCCTGCGCCAGGGCGAGGGTGAACTGGGCGTGCCCGGCGATATGCCCGAAGGGCAGGAAGTGGAGACCGACATCGTCCCCGGTGGTCGCCACGGAGGCCTGACCGGCGTCGAGCGCGTGCACCATCGCGCGCTGCGCAAGACGCACGCCCTTCGACCGCCCGGTGGTGCCGCTGGTGAAGAGGAGCAGAAACGGGTCCTCCTCCCCGACCGCCGCGGCGAGCGCCGCCATCTCCTCCGGCGCGAGGCCGGGCGCCTCGTCGCCGACGGCAGAGGCGAGCGCAACGACCGGGAGACCGGCCGGCACCGAGTCCGGCGCGAGGCGGGCGCCGGTAATGACCGCCGCAAGCCCGGCGGCGATGAGCTCCGGCGCGGCCGGCTGAAGCTTCTCCCACTGCGCTGCGGTCGAGACGAAGATCACCCGCGGCGCGACCCGGCGCGCGATCCCGGCCACGGTCTCCGCCCCCAGGCTCGAGAAGACCGCCGCCGGCTCGGCGCGCAGCAACTGCGTGCCCAGCGCCACCATCTGCCACTCCGGTGAGTTCTCGGCCAGCAGGAGGACGCGCAAGCCCGGCCCGACACCGACCGAGCGCAGAAGCCGGGCCGCCCGTCCCACTCCGGCCGCGAACGCGCCGCGCGACAGCGTGCACGGCGCGCCGAGCGCACCGCCGTCGCCGGCCGGCGGCTCGAGAAAACGCAGAAAACGCCGCTCCGGCTGGCGGCTCGCTGTCGCCACGAGAAGCGCCGGCAGCGTGCGCGCCGCGAAACGGCGAGGCTCGAGTCGAGGGAAATCCTGCCGCTCGGTCGTCATCTCGAGCCGCGACGACCCCGGCCCGGAAGCGGCGCTGCCGCCTCGCCGCCTCCCAGAGCAGGCCCCACCGCGATCGACTCGGCGCGGTAGCGGAAGAGGCGCCGGGCCGGCGACCAGCTCCCTGGCCGGAGTCCGGCCTTGCGCTCGAGCTGGGCGACGAACGATTCGGGATCGGGGAGCTGCTGCCACACCGCCGGCAGGAAGGTCGCGCCATGCCCGTCCTCCTCGAGCACCAGTCCGTCGACTCCGGGCACGAGCGCCGCCAGCAGTTCGGCGCGTCCGCCGACCGCGAGCGGCTCGGGCGGATGGAGGAGCGTCAACTCGACCGA is drawn from Thermoanaerobaculia bacterium and contains these coding sequences:
- a CDS encoding AMP-binding protein, which translates into the protein MTTERQDFPRLEPRRFAARTLPALLVATASRQPERRFLRFLEPPAGDGGALGAPCTLSRGAFAAGVGRAARLLRSVGVGPGLRVLLLAENSPEWQMVALGTQLLRAEPAAVFSSLGAETVAGIARRVAPRVIFVSTAAQWEKLQPAAPELIAAGLAAVITGARLAPDSVPAGLPVVALASAVGDEAPGLAPEEMAALAAAVGEEDPFLLLFTSGTTGRSKGVRLAQRAMVHALDAGQASVATTGDDVGLHFLPFGHIAGHAQFTLALAQGHELIMVARREELEPGLALAPTYFFSVPLVYERMRDGVEAKIAALPPPLRWAVRRALAAAARRRLDGSRRIGDALGTRLADRLVGRALRARLGGRVRGLFAGGAPAPPALFRFFESLGIPLVELYGMSETAGMISSNLLAGPRRQGCAGRITADHEVHFGADGELEVRGPLLLSGFLEPEDGAEVWTADGFFRTGDLGRVDEAGFLYIEGRCKSLIMLSTGKKLSPEPIELALASTAPFHGAVLFGEGRPFVAAAVFVDRAELARIAAAGEDAATALLPRARAGLAAFSDFEKPKKLLVLPGTPQDYPELLTPTLKIKRAALLAAHAAAVAALFGQP
- the amrA gene encoding AmmeMemoRadiSam system protein A, coding for MPEWDLSPESRTALATIARQSVVAAASGCRYTPPREWMVGPLAEPGASFVTLRAAGELRGCIGSIRARRGLGLDVAENGRAAALRDPRFDPVEAHELAELSVELTLLHPPEPLAVGGRAELLAALVPGVDGLVLEEDGHGATFLPAVWQQLPDPESFVAQLERKAGLRPGSWSPARRLFRYRAESIAVGPALGGGEAAAPLPGRGRRGSR